A section of the Ogataea parapolymorpha DL-1 chromosome II, whole genome shotgun sequence genome encodes:
- a CDS encoding Exocyst complex component SEC6, whose product MAPDVSVLSKVNDLLRDEDDLERIELLRNDLKKERASVGSQLKIECDKRIAIITAVLENLQASSKDLKNLKDNLSKVESLRQQSVSNINKYELFDKSSVVYSNFEKVVATYNNFVQLEDRLAYVDQLLDKELPENDYFPEDSPAENLLLIHYELNRLRDFKDELMHLSEASRAGLRSIVVQSFLRLDDVVARFEHLLRLIVDNFVSIIGCSNFGLIVKLVKILEYEDREDLRLALMNHLISQSKSKDEMAVSRLATYVKRTAPRNYKKLVYGFFRESIETSFEAIVQGSDPNEVLSIIEENYYEILVAYKVGSERGFPASWKFFNKILEWYQNSLRAVVKRIVADPTLPSSYIVRVLTFDYDNAQAIREKFGFTKKQVEPYMLLSTDERKRLLNECLEFNIKKTREWAENAFGPALKLFSTMEKEPSDSSSEKLGIEMAQILIEILRSNMNTLLDAGDSPILIEYLQFFCAQFLRQFYDRWIEALENGAQQWNAAAEAPDNENVGWLPRYVTILANDCVRLVNGLESQFKEVEQMVHSKFHPQLQSILSQGTQHVLNLGTECLVKLNGFIVVEYDPYLSEVFTKRWYKSDEMVTTSLQIVHSYMVPLKEYLDAELFESLFELVYDTYLLHYLQALNAKNKIDTKKFESVMERDGHLINTQFSNYVENSQIIEDHVYIFDILIYLATFENEQQYLDAWPGYLEVFNDLPVDFLKVVLECKRLKDSKIKFIVGECMHISKLYQPENFTPTFMSKFKAK is encoded by the coding sequence ATGGCACCCGACGTTTCGGTACTTTCTAAAGTAAACGATCTCCTACGCGATGAGGATGATCTTGAGCGCATTGAGTTGCTGCGTAATGActtgaagaaagagagaGCGTCGGTCGGGTCGCAACTGAAGATCGAGTGTGACAAGAGAATCGCCATCATTACTGCCGTCCTGGAAAACCTACAGGCTTCCAGCAAAGACCTAAAAAATCTGAAAGACAATCTCAGCAAGGTTGAGAGCCTCAGACAGCAATCTGTGTCAAATATCAACAAATACGAGCTCTTCGACAAGTCGTCGGTGGTGTACTCGAATTTCGAGAAAGTTGTGGCCACATACAACAATTTCGTCCAATTGGAAGACCGTCTTGCATACgtggaccagctgctcgatAAAGAACTTCCGGAAAACGACTATTTCCCGGAAGACTCTCCGGCAGAGAATCTTCTGCTCATTCACTACGAACTGAACAGATTACGCGACTTTAAGGATGAGCTCATGCACCTGTCGGAAGCGAGTCGTGCGGGCTTGCGCTCGATCGTGGTACAGTCATTTTTGCGTCTGGATGATGTTGTTGCTCGTTTTGAGCATCTGCTGCGACTCATCGTCGACAACTTTGTCAGCATCATTGGATGTTCCAACTTTGGACTCATAGTGAAATTGGTGAAAATCCTCGAGTACGAGGACAGGGAGGATCTCAGACTTGCTCTGATGAACCACCTCATCAGCCAGTCTAAAAGCAAGGACGAAATGGCTGTCAGCAGGCTGGCCACTTACGTCAAACGCACTGCTCCGCGCAACTACAAAAAACTGGTGTACGGGTTTTTCCGCGAGTCGATCGAGACGAGTTTCGAGGCCATTGTGCAAGGCTCAGACCCGAACGAGGTGCTCTCAATCATCGAGGAGAACTACTATGAGATTCTTGTGGCGTACAAGGTGGGGTCGGAGCGTGGGTTCCCTGCGAGCTGgaagtttttcaacaagattttggaaTGGTACCAGAACAGTCTGCGTGCCGTTGTGAAGCGCATTGTGGCGGACCCGACTCTGCCTTCGTCGTATATCGTTCGTGTGCTCACTTTTGACTACGACAATGCGCAGGCCATCAGGGAAAAGTTCGGGTTCACCAAGAAACAGGTCGAGCCGTACATGTTGCTCAGCACCGACGAGCGCAAgcggctgctcaacgagtGTCTGGAATTCAATATTAAGAAAACTCGCGAGTGGGCCGAGAACGCATTTGGTCCAGCGCTGAAGCTTTTCAGCACCATGGAGAAGGAACCGTCCGACTCGTCTTCTGAGAAGCTGGGAATCGAGATGGCGCAGATTCTGATCGAGATCCTGCGCTCCAATATGAACACTTTGCTCGACGCTGGGGACAGCCCGATCCTGATAGAGTAtctgcaatttttctgTGCACAGTTTCTTCGCCAGTTCTACGACAGATGGATCGAGGCGCTCGAGAACGGTGCGCAGCAGTGGAACGCCGCTGCCGAGGCCCCGGACAACGAGAACGTCGGCTGGCTTCCGCGGTACGTCACGATTCTTGCAAACGACTGCGTGCGGCTGGTCAATGGGCTTGAAAGTCAATTCAAGGAGGTCGAGCAGATGGTGCACTCAAAGTTCCATCCCCAACTCCAGAGCATTCTTTCCCAGGGCACGCAGCATGTTCTGAATCTGGGAACAGAATGTTTAGTGAAACTCAACGGGTTCATTGTGGTCGAGTATGACCCGTATCTGAGCGAGGTGTTCACCAAAAGATGGTACAAGAGCGATGAGATGGTGACCACGTCGCTGCAGATTGTGCACTCCTATATGGTTCCGCTCAAGGAATACTTGGATGCAGAATTATTTGAGTCGCTATTTGAGCTTGTCTATGACACCTACTTGTTGCACTATCTACAGGCACTTAACGCCAAAaacaagatcgacaccAAGAAGTTCGAGTCGGTCATGGAGCGCGATGGACACCTCATCAACACACAGTTCTCCAACTACGTCGAAAATTCTCAGATCATCGAGGACCACGTCTACATTTTCGACATCCTCATTTACCTCGCCACGTTTGAAAATGAGCAGCAGTACCTAGACGCGTGGCCAGGGTATTTGGAAGTGTTCAACGATTTACCGGTCGACTTTTTGAAGGTGGTCCTGGAATGCAAACGGCTCAAAGACAGCAAGATCAAATTCATCGTCGGAGAATGCATGCACATCTCGAAGCTCTACCAGCCCGAGAATTTCACGCCAACGTTCATGTCCAAGTTTAAAGCAAAATAG
- a CDS encoding anthranilate phosphoribosyltransferase, giving the protein MSKVLTPYLRKLVDNPASFSVDDFAAALRLVFQGQTNDIELASLLTALRIRGLDFDSEYIATAVETILQFSDVIPGHTVDPDGYIDVVGTGGDGQNTFNVSTSAAIVGAGMGLKVSKHGGKASTSTSGAGDLMTNLGVKLHKVDSKSVPGIVASSRLCFLFAPAFHHGMAKVAPVRASLGIPTIFNILGPLLNPIPIKARILGVYTEALGKIYCEAAVKLDRKSGRKPAETMVVFGEVVLDEIAPIGATKVWRYNKETDKIDEFKLRPVDFGLPEHPLEVVRSGTPKENAELLTKILNNEVDLSPGAHPVVDYILMNTGALAVVGGLASSWKEGTELARKSVSSGAAKQALDNFVKAVNDI; this is encoded by the coding sequence ATGTCCAAGGTGCTTACGCCGTACCTCCGCAAACTCGTGGACAATCCCGCGTCGTTTTCCGTCGACGACTTTGCAGCCGCCCTCCGGCTCGTTTTCCAGGGCCAGACCAACGACATCGAGCTGGCATCTCTCCTGACCGCTCTCCGTATCCGCGGCCTCGACTTCGACTCAGAATACATAGCCACCGCCGTTGAGACCATCCTGCAGTTTTCAGACGTCATCCCGGGCCACACCGTCGACCCGGACGGCTACATTGACGTGGTTGGCACCGGTGGCGATGGCCAAAACACCTTTAACGTCTCCACGTCGGCTGCCATCGTCGGCGCCGGAATGGGGCTCAAGGTGAGCAAGCACGGCGGCAAggcgtcgacgtcgacctctggagctggagatctCATGACCAATCTCGGCGTCAAGCTGCACAAAGTGGACTCTAAAAGCGTGCCTGGAATCGTCGCGTCGTCGCGACTGTGTTTCCTTTTCGCTCCTGCTTTCCACCATGGAATGGCCAAGGTGGCTCCTGTGCGTGCCAGTCTCGGCATCCCAACTATCTTCAACATTTTAGGGCCGCTGTTGAACCCGATTCCTATCAAGGCCCGTATCCTCGGCGTCTACACCGAGGCGCTCGGCAAGATCTACTGCGAAGCAGCCGTCAAACTGGACAGAAAAAGCGGCAGAAAGCCGGCAGAAACCATGGTGGTCTTTGGCGAGGTCGTCCTCGACGAAATCGCGCCGATCGGTGCTACCAAAGTCTGGAGATATAATAAAGAGAccgacaagatcgacgagttcaagcTGCGTCCtgtcgattttggactGCCCGAGCATCCGCTGGAAGTGGTGAGGTCTGGAACACCAAAGGAAAACGCTGAGTTGCTCACAAAAATCCTCAACAACGAAGTTGACCTGTCACCGGGAGCACATCCAGTTGTCGACTATATATTGATGAATACGGGAGCTTTGGCCGTTGTGGGTGGCCTGGCGTCTTCCTGGAAAGAGGGCACTGAGCTCGCGCGGAAAAGTGTGAGCTCTGGAGCCGCGAAACAGGCATTGGATAACTTTGTCAAGGCAGTCAACGATATATAG
- a CDS encoding 40S ribosomal protein S24, with protein MSDAITIRTRKVITNPLLNRRQFVIDVIHPNRANVSKDELRDQLSALYKVEKDSVSVFGFRTAFGGGKSTGFGLVYNSVADAKKFEPAYRLVRYGLAQKVEKASRQQRKQKKNRGKKVFGTERKAQKKAAKRNAD; from the exons ATG TCTGACGCTATCACCATCAGAACCAGAAAGGTCATCACCAACCCACTGTTGAACAGAAGACAATTTGTCATCGATGTCATCCACCCAAACAGAGCCAACGTGTCCAAGGACGAGTTGAGAGACCAACTGTCTGCTCTTTACAAAGTTGAGAAGGACTCTGTCTCTGTGTTTGGCTTCAGAACCGCTTTCGGTGGTGGAAAGTCGACCGGTTTCGGTCTCGTCTACAACTCTGTTGCTGACGCCAAGAAATTCGAACCAGCTTACAGACTCGTCAGATACGGTCTTGCCCAGAAGGTTGAGAAGGCCTCCAgacaacaaagaaaacagaagaagaacagagGTAAGAAGGTCTTTGGTACTGAGAGAAAGGCCCAGAAGAAGGCCGCTAAGAGAAATGCTGATTAG
- a CDS encoding DNA-directed RNA polymerase III subunit RPC6, translating into MSVKTEESTISDANGSFAETCTKLHRDMLARGQSSYTQEELLEISKMDSNQELMKCVQELLNRGIVRLLESKDRKVLFQPITEAEAVKINNMSSDEAMVYSYIEAAGREGIWTKTIKAKTNLHQHVVQRCLKSLESQSYIKSVKSVKYPQRKIYMLYHLTPSIEVTGGPWFTDSELDSDFIDSLLIVIWRFVASKSYPKCFKKGGMDVEQYSYPVSNNHNLPSLEEISRFIGSSGVTSVELSLSDIRSLCSVLEYEEKLVQVDNLYKATWQSVLEAGGGRYRGVDVFAPQHNQIFSISDTYRVMNPLGDVEENKDDTLYLDSWMST; encoded by the coding sequence ATGAGCGTCAAAACAGAAGAGTCCACGATTTCAGACGCAAACGGAAGCTTTGCCGAGACATGCACAAAACTCCATCGTGATATGCTCGCAAGGGGGCAGTCCTCTTACACCCAGGAGGAACTGCTCGAGATCAGCAAGATGGACTCGAATCAGGAACTGATGAAATGCGTTCAGGAACTGCTTAATAGAGGAATAGTGCGATTACTAGAGAGCAAAGACCGTAAAGTGCTGTTCCAGCCAATAACAGAGGCCGAAGCTGTGAAAATTAACAATATGTCCAGCGACGAAGCAATGGTGTACTCTTATATCGAGGCTGCTGGACGGGAAGGCATATGGACGAAAACAATCAAAGCGAAAACGAACCTCCATCAGCATGTGGTTCAGAGATGTCTCAAATCCCTGGAAAGCCAGTCGTACATTAAATCTGTGAAATCGGTCAAATACCCGCAACGAAAGATATATATGCTATACCATTTGACTCCCTCCATTGAGGTCACAGGAGGCCCCTGGTTTACAGATAGCGAGCTCGATTCAGATTTTATCGACTCACTGCTTATTGTCATTTGGCGATTCGTGGCCTCAAAATCGTATCCTAAATGTTTCAAGAAAGGGGGGATGGATGTCGAACAGTACTCATATCCCGTTTCGAACAACCATAATCTGCCCTCTCTTGAAGAGATAAGCCGTTTTATTGGATCTAGTGGAGTCACATCGGTGGAATTAAGTCTTTCGGATATAAGGTCGTTGTGCTCTGTGCTCGAATacgaggaaaaattggTCCAAGTGGACAATCTGTACAAAGCAACATGGCAAAGCGTTTTGGAAGCTGGAGGCGGGCGTTACAGAGGTGTCGACGTGTTTGCTCCTCAGCACAACCAgattttctccatcagTGACACTTATAGAGTCATGAATCCTCTGGGCGATGTGGAGGAAAACAAGGACGACACTCTGTACTTAGATTCATGGATGAGCACATAA
- a CDS encoding Vacuolar transporter chaperone 1: MSSAPLLQATPGKRIALPTRVEPKVFFANERTFLSWLNFTVVLGSLAIGLLNFGDKVGRISASLFTLIAMGTMIYALVTYHWRAAAIRRRGSGPYDDRFGPTMLCFFLLIAVIVNFALRIRA; encoded by the exons ATGTCTTCGGCACCGCTTCTACAAGCTA CTCCCGGCAAGCGAATTGCTCTGCCCACCAGGGTCGAGCCTAAAGTGTTTTTTGCCAACGAGAGAACATTCCTCTCGTGGCTGAACTTCACCGTGGTTCTTGGATCGCTGGCTATTGGTCTTCTCAACTTTGGCGATAAAGTGGGGAGAATCTCGGCCTCGTTATTTACGCTGATTGCTATGGGCACCATGATCTATGCACTGGTCACATACCATTGGAGAGCCGCTGCCATCAGAAGACGTGGGTCTGGACCTTACGACGATCGGTTTGGCCCTACGATGCTTTGTTTCTTCCTGCTTATTGCTGTGATTGTGAACTTTGCGCTGAGAATAAGGGCCTAG
- a CDS encoding Golgi-localized, ADP-ribosylation factor binding protein, producing MSSLSSLQGASGKLLRRIHRACRPSLDEPNAALNLEICDLINEKQGNLPREATVAIVKLINSRDPQVSELALSLLDYLVKNCGYPVHLQISRKEFLNELVKRFPERPPPVYTRTQRLILGTIAEWVQTICKTSRYKEDLGYIRDMHRLLRSKGYEFPAVKKEDAAVLNPSDNLKSIEEIQREERIAQSAKLQELIRRGRPQDLKEANELMKIMSGFKHDETLDETRQRVNEDVEKVSRKAEILDEMLNNATNAGTFDPSDETISELISALKVAQPKLQVLVQEESDDQEQVGRLLSLNDKINSILQKADLLKEGDVANASKVKVSGAGFNLIDFDDDEPSPAPSSNSAPAPTSNDAIADLLGDLGGLSFEPKKGTSTGNESVGSLGGFGAINLLDTNTREQSPSVDILSGFSSPVQNTGLSLQPAQPAVQPAALDPFQFDFASVTSQTSTATTMVTDGSLKIDYVIDQKQPLSLTFKFGNTSPLSTLSKIQFSIAVTKSFELTMLPPSGSAVGPGSGPVTQKVTIKHKNGEPFNSTKIKFKCDYEENGTAKETSGVATISF from the exons ATGTCATCGTTGTCATCTCTGCAAGGAGCTAGCGGCAAGCTGCTCAGGAGAATTC ATCGCGCGTGTCGCCCGTCGCTGGACGAGCCGAATGCTGCGCTGAACCTTGAGATTTGCGACCTGATAAACGAGAAACAGGGAAATCT TCCACGCGAAGCAACAGTGGCAATTGTGAAACTGATCAACAGCAGAGATCCGCAAGTTTCCGAATTGGCTCTTTCG CTGCTTGATTATTTGGTCAAGAATTGTGGGTATCCGGTTCATCTGCAAATCTCAAGaaaggagtttttgaatgAGCTGGTGAAGAGGTTTCCCGAAAGGCCTCCGCCTGTCTACACCCGGACCCAGAGGCTTATCCTGGGCACTATTGCCGAATGGGTCCAGACGATCTGTAAGACCTCCCGCTACAAAGAGGACCTAGGATACATAAGAGACATGCACAGGCTTCTCAGAAGCAAGGGATACGAGTTTCCGGCTGTCAAAAAGGAGGACGCAGCGGTCCTCAACCCAAGTGATAATCTCAAGTCGATAGAGGAGATCCAGAGGGAGGAGAGAATTGCACAGAGTGCCAAGTTGCAGGAGCTCATCAGACGAGGCAGACCACAAGATCTGAAGGAGGCAAACGAGCTCATGAAGATCATGTCTGGTTTCAAGCACGATGAGACGTTGGACGAGACCAGACAGCGAGTCAACGAGGACGTGGAGAAGGTCAGCAGAAAGGCCGAAATCTTGGATGAAATGCTGAACAATGCCACAAACGCAGGAACTTTCGACCCATCCGATGAAACCATCTCTGAGCTAATCAGTGCCCTGAAAGTGGCCCAGCCAAAGCTGCAAGTTTTGGTCCAGGAAGAGTCGGACGATCAGGAGCAGGTCGGGCGCTTGCTTTCTCTGAACGACAAAATCAACTCAATTCTTCAAAAAGCCGatcttttgaaagaagGAGACGTGGCCAACGCTTCAAAAGTCAAGGTTTCGGGGGCAGGGTTCAACCTTATTgattttgacgacgacgagcctTCGCCTGCTCCTTCCAGCAACTCTGCCCCAGCTCCAACTTCAAACGACGCCATTGCAGACCTTCTCGGGGATCTTGGTGGACTGTCGTTCGAGCCTAAAAAGGGAACAAGCACGGGCAACGAGAGCGTTGGGAGCTTGGGTGGATTTGGTGCCATTAATTTGCTCGACACCAACACCAGAGAACAATCTCCCTCCGTGGACATTTTGTCTGGATTTTCTTCTCCCGTGCAGAACACGGGACTATCTCTGCAACCTGCACAACCCGCTGTTCAGCCAGCTGCGTTGGACCCATTCCAGTTTGATTTCGCCTCAGTGACCAGCCAAACCAGCACTGCAACTACAATGGTAACGGACGGTAGCCTAAAGATCGATTATGTCattgatcaaaaacagcctCTGTCGTTGACTTTCAAGTTTGGCAACACATCCCCCCTATCCACGCTCTCGAAAATACAATTCTCCATTGCAGTGACGAAAAGCTTTGAGTTGACTATGCTGCCTCCCTCCGGTTCGGCCGTTGGCCCCGGATCCGGCCCGGTGACCCAAAAGGTCACCATCAAGCACAAAAACGGTGAGCCTTTCAACTCCACTAAAATCAAATTCAAGTGCGATTATGAGGAGAACGGCACCGCCAAGGAAACAAGCGGCGTCGCAACAATTTCGTTTTAA
- a CDS encoding Ornithine carbamoyltransferase, mitochondrial, translated as MSKGIKHLVSISDLTTPEFTSLVNRAAHHKKIFKSGQPVSSEISDALKGKLVAMLFSKRSTRTRISTEGAAVYFGGHPMFLGKDDIQLGVNESFYDTTRIVSSMTSCIFARVNSHSEIQQLCEHSSVPIINSLCDTYHPLQAICDILTIKEAFGETKGLKLAWVGDANNVINDLAIAALRSGIHVSVAVPRGIEMNPTIVDVAKTVSQETGASFEVTNDPKSACTDANIIVTDTFVSMGEEAQKQIKLQQFSGFQVNSELTKLAAPNWKFMHCLPRHQEEVTDEVFYSNNSIVFEEGENRLYAAMAAIEAFVIKKELA; from the coding sequence ATGTCTAAAGGTATCAAGCATTTGGTGTCGATCTCCGACCTTACCACTCCCGAGTTCACCTCTCTGGTGAACCGTGCCGCACACCACAAGAAAATATTCAAATCTGGCCAGCCAGTGAGCTCTGAGATTAGCGATGCCCTGAAAGGCAAGCTGGTCGCAATGCTGTTCTCCAAGAGATCCACCAGAACCAGAATCTCGACCGAAGGTGCTGCAGTGTATTTCGGCGGACATCCAATGTTTTTGGGCAAGGACGACATCCAGCTTGGTGTGAACGAGTCTTTCTACGACACCACCCGTATTGTGTCCTCGATGACCTCCTGTATCTTTGCGAGAGTGAATTCGCACTCTGAGATCCAGCAACTGTGCGAGCATTCCAGCGTGCCGATCATCAATTCGCTGTGCGACACCTACCATCCGCTGCAGGCCATTTGCGATATCTTGACAATCAAGGAGGCCTTTGGCGAGACGAAAGGTCTGAAGCTTGCGTGGGTCGGCGACGCCAACAACGTCATCAACGACCTGGCTATTGCTGCGCTGAGATCTGGAATCCACGTTTCTGTTGCTGTTCCTCGCGGGATTGAGATGAACCCGACCATCGTGGACGTCGCCAAGACGGTCTCGCAGGAGACCGGAGCCTCTTTCGAGGTGACAAATGATCCAAAGAGCGCCTGCACCGACGCCAACATCATCGTGACAGACACCTTTGTGTCCATGGGCGAGGAGGCGCAAAAACAGATAAAATTACAGCAGTTCTCCGGCTTCCAGGTGAATTCGGAGCTGACGAAGCTGGCTGCTCCTAACTGGAAGTTCATGCACTGTCTTCCTCGTCACCAGGAAGAGGTCACTGACGAAGTCTTTTACAGTAACAACTCGATTGTTTTCGAGGAGGGTGAAAACAGATTATATGCTGCGATGGCTGCGATCGAGGCATTTGTTATCAAGAAGGAGCTGGCATaa
- a CDS encoding cell division control protein 12 — protein sequence MSQAAIEPIGITNLPNQRYKIVSKKGATFTIMLAGESGLGKTTFINTLFQTTLKTHPELRNRLNSPIRKTVEIDIVRAELEEKNFKLNLNVVDTPGFGDNVNNKNAWQPIIDFIDDQHHSYLKQETQPVRANRKDLRVHAVLYFIRPTGHTLKPLDIEVMKKLGTRANLIPVIAKADTLTPNEMLEFKKRIREIIEVQDIRIYSPPIELDDQAASEHAKQLIESMPFAVIGSEEEFEVDGTYVKGRKYPWGFVDVENDQHCDFRKLRSLLLRTNMLDLILSTNELHYETFRTIKMQDGTQGDSDSTAALDKKLDRFSSNPKFLEEEKRIKRYFAEQLRNEDQRFKQWKQNIHTEKNRLNHDLATLQNELKTLEEQVKALKEKKGRM from the exons ATGTCTCAAGCCGCTATTGAGCCGATCGGCATCACGAATTTGCCTAACCAACG GTACAAGATCGTGTCGAAGAAAGGGGCCACGTTCACCATTATGCTTGCTGGCGAATCTGGACTTGGAAAGACAACGTTTATCAACACATTATTCCAGACGACTCTCAAGACACATCCAGAACTGCGCAATAGACTGAACAGCCCGATCAGAAAGACCGTGGAGATCGACATTGTCCGggccgagctggaagagaagaaCTTCAAGCTGAACCTCAACGTTGTGGACACGCCAGGGTTTGGAGACAAcgtcaacaacaagaacgCCTGGCAGCCTATCATTGACTTCATTGACGACCAGCACCACTCGTATTTGAAGCAAGAAACCCAGCCTGTGCGTGCAAACAGAAAGGACCTACGTGTCCATGCCGTGCTCTACTTTATTCGCCCTACGGGCCACACGCTCAAACCGCTGGACATCGAGGTGATGAAGAAGCTAGGCACGCGTGCGAACCTGATTCCAGTGATTGCCAAGGCGGATACGCTGACTCCCAATGAAATGCTTGAGTTTAAGAAGAGAATAAGAGAGATCATCGAGGTCCAGGACATCCGGATCTACTCGCCGCCAAttgagctggacgaccaAGCTGCGTCGGAACACgccaagcagctgatcgagTCCATGCCATTTGCGGTGATTGGgtccgaggaggagttcGAGGTGGATGGTACTTACGTGAAGGGCAGAAAGTATCCGTGGGGCTTTGTGGACGTGGAGAACGACCAGCACTGCGACTTCAGAAAGTTGAGAAGCCTGCTTCTGAGAACCAACATGCTGGACCTAATTCTGTCCACCAACGAGCTGCACTACGAGACTTTCCGCACTATCAAGATGCAGGATGGTACTCAGGGCGATTCTGACAGCACGGCGGCTCTGGACAAGAAGCTTGACCGGTTCTCAAGCAATCCGAAGTTcttggaggaggagaagcgCATCAAGCGCTACTTTGCCGAACAGCTAAGAAACGAAGATCAACGGTTCAAACAGTGGAAACAGAACATTCACacagagaaaaacagaCTGAACCACGATCTGGCTACTCTGCagaacgagctcaagacgcTTGAGGAGCAAGTCAAGGCcttgaaggaaaagaaaggACGGATGTAG